A window of the Pristiophorus japonicus isolate sPriJap1 chromosome 13, sPriJap1.hap1, whole genome shotgun sequence genome harbors these coding sequences:
- the nrf1 gene encoding nuclear respiratory factor 1 isoform X4 yields MYPHPNLPHHGSAPQPSRAENRSIIIAPNSGYWMSNNNNQYCLMEGHGATQNHEHMTTIEAHAVAQQVQQVHVATYTDHTVLSGEDDSPSSPEETSYDDSDILNSTITDEVTAHLAAAGPVGMAAAAAVATGKKRKRPHAFESNPSIRKRQQTRLLRKLRATLDEYTTRVGQQAIVLCISPSKPNPVFKVFGAAPLENVVRKYKSMILEDLESALAEHAPPPQEVNSDLPPLTIDGIPVSVDKMTQAQLRAFIPEMLKYSTGRGKPGWGKESCRPVWWPEDIPWANVRSDVRSEEQKQRVSWTQALRAIVKNCYKQHGREDLLYAFEDQQTQPQTHIAHLVPSQTVVQTISNPDGTVSLIQVGTGATVATLADASELPGTVTVAQVNYSTVQDGEVEQNWATLQGGEMAIQTTQASEATQAVASLAEAAVVASQEMQQGATVTMALNSYLLTPTLPKRR; encoded by the exons ATGTACCCTCACCCCAATCTACCACACCATGGATCTGCACCTCAGCCTTCAAGAGCAGAAAATAGATCAATTATCATAGCACCCAACTCTGGCTACTGGATGAGTAATAACAACAAT CAGTACTGTTTGATGGAAGGACACGGAGCAACTCAAAATCACGAACACATGACGACTATCGAGGCTCACGCGGTTGCTCAGCAGGTCCAGCAGGTGCACGTAGCTACGTACACAGACCACACGGTCCTGAGCGGAGAGGATGACTCGCCTTCGTCCCCTGAGGAGACCTCCTATGACGATTCTGACATCCTAAATTCGACCATCACAGATGAGGTGACAGCCCATCTTGCTGCAGCAG GTCCAGTGGGAATGGCGGCAGCTGCTGCCGTGGCAACGGGCAAGAAACGGAAGCGACCCCACGCCTTCGAGTCCAACCCCTCAATACGCAAAAGGCAGCAGACGCGCTTGCTACG AAAACTACGGGCCACATTGGATGAATACACAACCAGAGTTGGGCAGCAGGCGATCGTGCTCTGCATCTCGCCCTCCAAACCAAACCCGGTTTTCAAAGTATTTGGAGCCGCACCTCTTGAGAATGTG GTACGCAAGTATAAAAGCATGATCCTGGAAGATCTGGAGTCAGCGCTGGCAGAGCATGCTCCCCCGCCTCAGGAGGTTAATTCTGACCTCCCACCGCTCACTATCGATGGAATCCCAGTCTCTGTGGATAAAATGACGCAG GCCCAGCTCCGTGCTTTTATTCCAGAGATGCTGAAGTACTCGACGGGGCGAGGGAAGCCCGGCTGGGGTAAGGAGAGCTGCCGGCCCGTGTGGTGGCCCGAGGACATTCCGTGGGCCAACGTTCGCAGCGATGTGCGCTCTGAGGAACAGAAACAACGG GTTTCTTGGACCCAAGCACTGAGAGCGATTGTTAAGAACTGTTACAAGCAGCACGGCAGAGAGGATCTGTTGTATGCTTTTGAAGATCAGCAGACACAGCCGCAGACACACATCGCCCATCTCGTTCCCTCTCAGACAGTAGTACAGACAATCAGTAACCCCGATGGCACAGTCTCTCTTATACAG GTTGGCACGGGTGCAACAGTTGCGACTCTGGCAGATGCCTCTGAACTTCCGGGAACAGTAACTGTTGCTCAGGTGAATTACTCCACTGTGCAGGATGGTGAG GTCGAACAGAACTGGGCCACGTTGCAAGGTGGGGAAATGGCGATCCAAACGACCCAGGCCTCCGAAGCCACCCAGGCCGTGGCCTCTCTGGCAGAGGCCGCAGTGGTCGCGTCCCAGGAGATGCAGCAGGGGGCCACCGTTACCATGGCGCTGAACAG TTATCTACTCACCCCCACCCTACCCAAAAGGCGTTag